The DNA segment CGCCCTACTCTTTTCAGGGAATGAAAAAACAAGGGCTTGAGTTGTTGCGCAAAGTTGCCAATGAGTTTGATATGAAAGTTGTTACTGAAGTATTGGACTACTCATTGCTTGACGAGGTGTTGGAATACGCCGATATTTTGCAAGTAGGGACACGTAATATGCACAACTACCAGTTTTTGAATGGGCTGGGCAAAGTTGATAAGCCCGTTTTATTAAAACGCGGCTTAAGTGCTACTATTGAGGAGTGGCTACTTGCAGCCGAACACATATTGCTTGGCGGTAACGAAAAAGTAATATTGTGTGAGCGCGGAATACGTACATTTGAAACAGCAACGAGGAATACATTAGACCTATCGGCTGTGGCACTGGTTAAAGAGCTATCGCACCTGCCGGTGATTGTTGACCCAAGCCAGGGAACGGGGCTTTCAAAACTTATCGCACCAATGTCGGTAGCAGCGATTGCTGTTGGCAGTGACGGTTTGATGATTGAAACCCACAACGACCCTGACAATGCACTATCAGACGGACACCAATCGGTAAACTTCGCACAGTTTGAAGAATTACTTCATCAACTGCGAAATATTAGCCGCTTAAATAACCGTCCTTTTGATTTTGAAATGCAAACTGTAAATTTACGCTCTCGTTAAACAAGGGCGTTTATAAGCACCTTAAATCGTTTTTTTTAATTCGTTATTTTTATGTGTGGTATTGTTGGTTACATAGGTCCCAGAGAGGCCTATCCTATCCTTATTAAAGGACTAAAGCGCTTAGAGTACAGGGGCTACGACAGCTCAGGCGTAGCGCTGCTTAATCACGACCTTAAAATTTTTAAGAAAAAGGGGAAGGTTAGTGAACTTGAAGAAACTGTAAAGAACGAAGACATTACGGGTAACATTGGTATAGGTCATACTCGCTGGGCCACACACGGCGAGCCTAATGATGTTAATGCCCACCCGCACGTTTCGCAAAGGGGTAACATGGCCATTATTCATAATGGCATTATCGAGAACTATTCTTCACTGAAAAAAGAACTGATGTCTCGCGGACATGAGTTTAAAAGCGAGACTGATACTGAGGTGCTAATACACCTTATTGAAGAAATACAACAAAAAACGGATTGTGCTTTTGAGGAAGCTGTTCGCCTTGGACTTAGCGAAGTGGTTGGGGCCTACGCTATAGTTATTGTGAACAAAGACGAGCCTAATTTTTTGATTGGTGCACGCAAAGGCAGCCCGATGGTATTGGGTATTGGCGATAACGAACACTTTATTGCTTCTGATGCCGCGCCTTTGATTGAATACACCAAAAACGTTATTTACCTGAACGATGGTGAGATTGCCATTATTAAAAACAATGAGCTAACGATAAAAACCATCGATAATGCGGTGAAAACCCCTTACATACAAGAGCTTGAGATGAATCTTGAGCAAATTGAAAAAGGCGGTTACGACCACTTTATGATTAAAGAAATTTACGAGCAACCCCGCTCTATCCGCGATAGTTTCCGCGGACGCATAAGCGTTTCTGACAACAGCATACATATGGCCGGTGTAACCGAGTACATGGATAAGCTGGTGAATTTGAAGCGTATTATAATTGTGGGCTGCGGCACATCATGGATTGCCGGTATTGTGGGCGAGTATTTGTTTGAAGAAATTGCCCGCATTCCTGTTGAGGTTGAATATGCCTCAGAATTCCGCTACCGTAATCCTATTGTAGGCGAAGGTGATTTTGTAATTGCTGTATCTCAATCGGGCGAAACAGCCGACACGTTGGCTGCAATTGAACTAGCCAAGTCTCGCGGAGCAACCATTTTTGGTATTTGCAACGTGGTAGGCTCATCAATTCCCCGTACTACTGATGCAGGAGCCTATACACACGCCGGCCCTGAAATTGGGGTGGCATCAACCAAAGCATTTACTGCACAGGTTACAGCACTAGCCCTTATAGCATTGGCCGTTGCAAAACGCAAAGGCACTATCAGCGAGGAAAACTTCCGTAAAATCTCGTTTGAGATGGAAACTATTCCTGATAAAATCCAGCAAATACTTGACAATACCGCTGCACAGATTAAATACATTGCCGGTGAGTTTAAAGACGCTAAAAACTTCTTATACCTAGGCCGTGGATTTGGTTTCCCTGTAGCTCTTGAAGGTGCGCTTAAACTAAAAGAAATATCGTACATACACGCCGAAGGCTACCCTGCTGCTGAAATGAAGCACGGACCGATTGCGTTGATTGACGAAGAAATGCCGGTGGTAGTAATTGCTACACAACACAGCAACTACGAAAAAGTAGTGAGCAACATACAAGAGGTGAAAGCCCGTAAAGGCCGTGTAATTGCTATTGCAACCGAAGGAGACGACCACATAAAAACAATGGCCGACCATGTGATTTACATCCCTGATTGCCAAGAGTATTTCCTTCCCTTGTTAGCTATTGTTCCGTTACAGCTGTTGGCATACAACATTGCCGTAATGCTTGAACGCAACGTTGACCAACCCCGTAACCTTGCAAAATCGGTAACGGTAGAGTAATAGATAAACTTATTTGACCCTGAATGCCGTTGTAATTGTATAAATTACAACGGCATTATAGTTTTATGAAGTTAAAGGCTCTTTTATCATACCTGATATTCTTAGTAACCATAACCGGTTTATCCCAATCGTTTAATCCCGATAAAAAATTTGCTGCAAGGCAACTTGTGCAAGACTTTGACTATATGTCAACCGCTCTTGAGAAGGCACACCCCGGGTTATATTGGCACGTTGACACAAATAAATTTGACGACTGGAAAGAAACTATTAGAGAAACCATACTTCGCAGTGACTCATTAACTGAAACCGAGTTCTTACGAAAAGCAGTGTTGCTTACTTTTCCAATCGGCTGCTCGCATACTTCGATAGATTTTTCCGAAGCCCATGAAAACTGGTGGCAGCAAAACGCCCTTTTACTTCCTTTTAACCTATTTGAAGCCGACGGAAAATACTATGTGTACCAAAATTATAGTGATAATGCCATCTTAGATTTTGGGACAGAAATACTGGAAATCGATGGAGTCCCAATCAGCAAGATTTTTGAGCAAATATCCCTTGCCATCCCTACTGACGGCGGTAATTTATCGCGCATAAAAAACGTCCTCAAAACAGGGTTTTATTATTACTACTCGTTTGCCATTAAAGAAAGCGCGGCACAATATGAAGTTACCTGCTTGCAAAAAAGCAAAGAGGAAGCCGATATCACTATCGTAAAGGGCATTACTAAAACACAATTAGATACTAAACGGAATGCTTTAAACAAAAAACTACCTCCCATTGAATGCTCTGTTAACAAGGAGCTAAATACGGTGGTGCTAACCATACGCAGCTTTCGTAAAGATTTGATGGACAATGCCGGGATTGATTACAACAGGTTTTTAGATAGCTTTTTTGTACTAAGCAGAGTTCATGAATACAAAAACCTTGTGATAGACTTACGCAACAACGCCGGCGGCCTCAGTGAGTATGGCGCGAATCTTCTCTCTTACCTATCGCCTAAACTTTTTGTGTATTGTAAAAACCAGTGGCTTACATCGGATACGTTGTTTGATTTTATTAACTACAACATTCCCGAAACTTTTCAGGGCTTCCCCAAGGGAGTTGTAAAAGAAGACGGGGGCTATAAATGGAAAAACCACAGTGTATTGGGCGTGCAGGAAAGCAGCTCCAATTATTTTAAGGGCAACGTGTTTTTTATTACCAACGGCAAATGCGCTTCTACCAGCACAGAGGTACTCTCTGCTGTGCGTACTTACAAACTGGGAACTATTGTGGGCGAAGAGGCAGGCGGAAGCTATAAAGGAAACACAAGCGGCGTAACGGGAACGGTTATTCTACCTATCACAAAAGCCATCGTTACCATTCCAATGGTTAGGTATGAGATGCCCATAGACAAGCAAAACACAAAAGGATTGCGCCCTGACTTCGTCATCAAGC comes from the Bacteroidota bacterium genome and includes:
- the glmS gene encoding glutamine--fructose-6-phosphate transaminase (isomerizing), coding for MCGIVGYIGPREAYPILIKGLKRLEYRGYDSSGVALLNHDLKIFKKKGKVSELEETVKNEDITGNIGIGHTRWATHGEPNDVNAHPHVSQRGNMAIIHNGIIENYSSLKKELMSRGHEFKSETDTEVLIHLIEEIQQKTDCAFEEAVRLGLSEVVGAYAIVIVNKDEPNFLIGARKGSPMVLGIGDNEHFIASDAAPLIEYTKNVIYLNDGEIAIIKNNELTIKTIDNAVKTPYIQELEMNLEQIEKGGYDHFMIKEIYEQPRSIRDSFRGRISVSDNSIHMAGVTEYMDKLVNLKRIIIVGCGTSWIAGIVGEYLFEEIARIPVEVEYASEFRYRNPIVGEGDFVIAVSQSGETADTLAAIELAKSRGATIFGICNVVGSSIPRTTDAGAYTHAGPEIGVASTKAFTAQVTALALIALAVAKRKGTISEENFRKISFEMETIPDKIQQILDNTAAQIKYIAGEFKDAKNFLYLGRGFGFPVALEGALKLKEISYIHAEGYPAAEMKHGPIALIDEEMPVVVIATQHSNYEKVVSNIQEVKARKGRVIAIATEGDDHIKTMADHVIYIPDCQEYFLPLLAIVPLQLLAYNIAVMLERNVDQPRNLAKSVTVE
- the aroF gene encoding 3-deoxy-7-phosphoheptulonate synthase; the encoded protein is MLVELSNHLAEGCPTVEDFLKAEGLAYHFAPIPSNPVYVIVSYINDTQIQYLQSLKTVSKITQIGTSYQLASRKWKKNSTVVKTGSLEIGGEYPVLIAGPCAVESEQQLYDIASFLSKNGVKFLRGGAYKPRTSPYSFQGMKKQGLELLRKVANEFDMKVVTEVLDYSLLDEVLEYADILQVGTRNMHNYQFLNGLGKVDKPVLLKRGLSATIEEWLLAAEHILLGGNEKVILCERGIRTFETATRNTLDLSAVALVKELSHLPVIVDPSQGTGLSKLIAPMSVAAIAVGSDGLMIETHNDPDNALSDGHQSVNFAQFEELLHQLRNISRLNNRPFDFEMQTVNLRSR